DNA from Chitinophaga pendula:
GCGTTGAAGGTGCAGGCGGAGCTGGCGGCGGTGTTGGGTCAGCAGTACCTGATTGTGCCTATTTTACCGTTGGGATTGTGGGAGAAGGAGTTGACGGCGGATGATTATAAACATATCGGACATCAGCTGAATAAGGCCGGTGAATATTGTAAGCAGTTTAACCTGAAGGTGGGATATCACAATCACCACTGGGAGTTCAAGCAGCTGGGCGGCGGTAGTACGGGTTATGAGGTAATGTTGAAGGAGACGGACCCCAGCCTGGTTGGTTTTGAGTTGGACTTGTTCTGGGCGGTGAAGTCGGGATTTGATCCTATCAAATTATTCCGTGAGGCGCCGGGCCGGTTTATGGCATGGCATGTGAAGGATATGGATAAGAACAATACGGCCAGTTTGTTTGCTACGGATACGAAAGGTAAAAATTCGCAGCAGTTGCTTGGCGGTGTTACGTTTGCGGAGGTGGGTACGGGAAGTATTGATTTCCGTAAGATCTTTGCGCAGGCGAAGCTGGCAGGTGTTAAACATCTGTATGTGGAGCAGGACCGGATCACGATTGATCCGATCGAGAGTGTGACGAAGAGTTTTACGTATGTGAAGAACAGCCTGTTGAAATAGGCGATAGATTATACAGGGGAACGCCTCCTTTACCGGATAGCGACAAGCTGCCGGTGAAGGAGGCGTTCGTGTGTGGGCCCTTGTTATTAACGGCTTGGGGCCATCTTTAATGTTTTGCCAGCGATATCTTCCCAGCGGTAGAGGTGGAAGGTCTTGTTATCGCTCATGGCGACGAACAGGCCATGGCGGAAGGTCTCGTTAAGGGGGATGGCGACGACATCGGAGCCATCGCTGTGGTTGGCGCTCACTTTCACGACTTTGAGTGGGTTGTGTTGATGAGGATTTCCATTGGCGCCTTCCCGTGGAAAGATGTGAAATTTGTTGGCGCCCTGATCGGAGACGAGGATGTATCCGGTGCTATCGGTGAGTTGATAGATGGAGATGCCTTCGTGGTCTTCTGTGAAGCCTGTGGTGGCGAAGAGGGCGAGTTCTTGGTTACCTTTTTCGGGATCGGCGAAGTATTTGCGGACACCTTTTCCTTCGTCGGAGTAGTAGATGTATCCCAGTTGCTGATCGACGGCGATAGCTTCTATTTCTTTGCCACCGCTATATTGGCCGAATTTGCGTACGAGGGATGCTTTTACATGGCCGGCGCCATCATCTTCGAGGAGGTATTGCCAGAGGTAGCTACCGGAGGGGCCGGATTTGCGGCCTACGATGGCATATTGTTGTCCTTTTTTATTCTTATACAAGGCGACACCCATGGGTGCGTGGTTATCTTCCGGTTGTTCGCCGGAGAATACGGGTATTCCGCCCTGGTCGACAGGTTGCATGCCGGGTACGGAGAAGATGCGTAGTTTGCTGTTCAGGCGTTCGGTGGCGACGGCGATATCGGTGGGTTTGCCCAGGAGGGGTAGGCCATATGCGATGTCTACGTTGTTAGGGCGTTTGAGGCCTTTCACTACTTTATCCTGTTGGATCTTGCCCTGCAGGTTGAATACGTAGAGGGCGCCATCTTCGGATTTGTCGGTACCGATGATGAGGCTTTGGGCGGGATTGGCAGGGTTGATCCAGATGGCTGGGTCATCGCTGTCGTAGGCGACTGCTTCGGTTACGATGGCAGGCTGTATGGTGCTATCTTGAGATTGCTGTACTGCTGTTTTTGTGTCATAGGTAGTACAGGCTGCCAGTGCGGTATATGCGCCGGCAGCTATTGGAATCACATATTTAATCATAATTGATCAGTTGAAGGGCAGGGATGTTGGTGTCCCTGCCCGCCGTAAAAATTACTTGGAGCCGAGTGCGCCGATGAAGGAAGCCGGTTCGGGAGATTTGTAGGTTACTCCATTTACTACCAGGCCGGCGGCGTGGTGGCGGGTGAAGCCTACTTTACCTTTACCGATGGCGGGGGAGCCTGCTTGGAGGGCGAAGTCCCATGCGGTATTGAAGGTAGCGTTCTTGGTATCGGTGGTCAGCGGGTAGTTTATGAATTTAGGATCGTTAGCGCCTACGGTGGTACTGATGACATCATTGGTACCAGTGATGATCTCTGCGGACGGCTGGAACTGGGTTACGCCATCTTGGGTAGCGCCGTAGTAGAGGGTATTGCCGAAGGTAGAGCGGTTATCTTCGGGGTTTACTTTATCTCTTTTGATGCCATAGCGATCGTTTGCGAGCAGGTTGTTGTAGAGGTCTACTCTTACATTTTTTTCCAGCCATATGGAGCCACCTTTGGTGGTAGGTCTTCTCCAGCCAGCGTTTACGATGGTATTGTTATAACCGATCACATAAGCCTGGGGGCTGCGTTCGCCGGCGTTAGACAGTTTCATCCCATTGGTATTGGGGCTGTAGATCACGTTGAAGGCTATGTCGGCGAGGCTGCCGGATTTGATGTTGATGGCTTCACCGCCGGAGATACCGGTTGTGTAGAAGGTATTGTTGGCGATGAGCAGTTTACCCCCTTCGAGGTAGAATGCATCTTCGTTGAAGTTGCGGATGGTGCTGTTGACAACTACGAGTTTACCATTAACGTTACCGTAGTAGAGGGCCGGTACGTGTTCGCCAGCGATGGCTTTGTACAGGCCGGCTTTTACGGAGGCGGAGGATTCGGTGGTTACGGCGCCACCATATTCAACGGTGGTGTATTGCAGAACCATTTCATTACAGGTAGGCGCTGCGATGATACCACCCCAGAGGTTACCGAATTGGTTGGCGGCGGTTTTATTGTTGTCGGCTACGGTGAACTTTACGGGATTCTGGGCGGTGCCGAGGCTGTAGAGGTTACCTTTTACGATGATCTCGGGTTTTACTACGGTATCATTCAGTAATACGGTGACGCCTTCTTCGATGGTGAGGGATTTGCCTTCCGGGATGAAGAGGTGTCCGCTGATCTTGTAGGTGCTTCCTTTTTTCCAAACGCCGGAAACGTCTCCGGAAACGTTTTCCTGTGTAGGGTTGCCGCCCTGGGGATCAGGAGTGGTATTGTCTTTCTTACTACAGGCTGAGAGCAGGCTGGCTACTACAAAGGCATGTAAGCATAACTTTTTCATGTGTCGTTCTTTTTATGAATGATAGATTTTTGTTTATAGTTTATAGCGTACACCGGCGAGGTAGGTACGTTGGTAGTAGTCGCGGCGGATGAGTGTTTGTCCGTTGCGTGCCTGTTCGGGAATAAAGTCTTTGTTGTTCGGATTGTTCTTGATATATACTTCGAGTGGCGTATTGAGCAGGTTGTTGGCTTTGAGGAAGCAGGTGATATGTCCCCATGTTTTTTCCACGGAGAAATCGAGTTGTACGAATCCTTTTTGCCAGAGGTCGTTGTCGAGGAACTGCGATACGGTGTTGATCCTTTCGCCGGTATAGTTACCTGCTAGTTGGGCTTCCCAGCCGTGGGCGAGGTCTTTATAGAGCAGGGAGAGGTTACCGACGTGAGCGGACTGTCCGTATAGCGGGCGTGATTGTTCGACGGTGATGGTTTCGAGGTCGCCATTATTTTCTGTGCGGCGTATCCTTTTGGATTTGGCGGTGGTGATAGCGGAGTGGGTGTAGGTATAGTTGGCTTTTATGCCGAAGTGGCGGAAGTATTTGATCATATCGAGTTCGAGGCCGTAGTTGGTGGCGTTACCGAAGTTGCCCGGCATGAGGTAGATGTCTTGTCCGCGGTTTTTATCCGGTTGCAGGGTGAACTCGATGGGATTGTATATTTTCTTGTAGAATATGCCCGCCATGAATTGTTCGGAAGGGCGGGGGAAAAATTCGTATCGGAGGTCGTAGTTGTCTGCGGTGGCGTGTTTAAGATCGGGATCGCCTTTTTCGCGGTATTCTTCTCGGATGATGCCGGTGGGGATGATCTCTGCGAATCCGGGTCTGTTGAGAGACCTGAAGTAGGAGGCGCGGAGGTTGGTGCGTTGGTCCGGCATGTATTTAACATGCAGGCTGGGCAGCACGTCGGTGTAGGTTTGTTCGGATTCCGGGCGATCTTCTCCTACTTTGAAGCGCATGACATATCCCTGGCGGGTATTTTCCACCCTGGCGCCACCGGTTACTTCGAGGTGGGAGGCGCGGAGGTTGAACTGCAGGAATCCGGCGCTGATCTTTTCGGAGGCATCGTATGTTTGTCCGGAGGCTACGCTACCCTGTGGGTTTTGTACGGTCCACTGGATGTCTTCGTAGCGTTGGAAGTCTTTTCCGTATTCGGCAGTGAGGTTGGCTGGCAGCAGCTGGTAGTTATTATAGAAGTTGGTGCGTTGTTTATCGCGATAGAGGCCACCCAGTTTCCATTCTACGGGTATGCCGGCGATGGGTTGCAGGTAGTTGAGCTGTAGGTATGCGGCGAGGTCGCGATCGGTATTATGTTCCCAGCGGCGGCTGGCATTGCCGATGGTGGTACGTCTTTCTACGAAGTTTTCGCGGACGCCGCGGAGTGGGATGGTGGTATTATCCGGTTCGCGATTGCCTGCTTTTGCGTATACGGCGGACCATTGGAGGCTTAGGGGGTTGCTAAGTTGGTGTTCGCCCTGGAGGTTGCTGGTAAATATGTGCTGGCTGGTGAGGCGGGAGCGGGTATTGTATTCCAGTGCTGCGTTACCTTTAGCGGGATTGTAGCCGCCGGTGTTGAATACGGTGGCTTTTACGTCTCTTACCTGTACATTTTCGAGCTGCATGTAGGCGTTGTACCACTGCAGTTTATGCCGATCGTTGAATTTGTAGTCTGTTACGGCATGTATGCCGATACGTTCCTGTCTTTCGGAGTATTCGCGTTGGCTCATTTTGGTGAGTGAGACGCCGCGGGCGGTGTCTACTACTTCTGCATCGTAGAACAGGCTGTTGCTGCCACGGTAGGTGCGTTGGTAGCTACCGGCTACGAGTACACCCAGTTTGTTGTGCAGGAAGCGATCTCCGGCGGAGAAGCTACCTAATAGGTTGGGTACGGGACGTTTGGTGGAGTAGGTGGCGGTTACTTTAGCGAAATCCGAAGGGGTGGCATTGTAGGTGTTACCCAATTTCTCGTAAGGAGAGCTTTTGGACACTTTGCCTGCTTCGAAGCTCATGAAGTCGCGGTTCATGAACAGTTCGTTATATCCGGAGGAGAGGCTGGCCAGGAGGGAGCGACCGTTAGGGGCTGTTTTCATGACCATATTAATAGCGCCGCCGATGGCATCTGCTTCCATAGACGGCGTGAGTGCTTTATATACTTCCAGGCGATCCAGTAGTTCGGAAGGGAATATGTCCAGGGGGACATAGCGGTATTTATTGTCCGGGCTGGGGATCTTTACGCCATTTACCAAGGTATAGTTATAGCGTTTGTCCATGCCGCGGAGGATGGCGTATTGGCCATCGCCGTTGCTGTTGCGTTCTATGCTGACGCCCGATATACGTTGGGCGACGTTGGCTACGGTCATATCGGGTGATAGGGCGATGGCTTTGGCGGAGACGATGTTCATTACCTGGAGGGCCTCTTTCTCCATAGACCTGGCCTTTTGTTCGGCGGTAGTATTGCTGCGACCCGCTACGGTGACTTCATGGAGTTGTTTGTCGGAGGCAGGGGAGAGTACGATATTGATAATCACGTGGGCGTCGCCGGATACCTGTATATCGTGGGTGGCGGAGGTGAAGGAGAGGGAGGTGACGATCAGCTGGTAGTGGCCAGAAGGGACATCCTTTATAATGAAGGAGCCATCGAGGCCGGTGATGGTACCCAATGATTTGCTGCCTGTGAGCCGGACGGTAGCTCCGGGGATTGATTCCCCGGAACTTTGTACGGTGACCCTACCTTTAATGACACCTGCATAGGTAGGTAGGGCGAGATATAGGGATAAAAAAAATGCTAATAAAAGGCGACCTGACATACATGTTTTTTTTGTCACGGCAAATGTGCGAACAGGTGTTCTGGAGATCAAATTTGCCCCGTAAACAAAAAGTGAACAACGTTACAGCGGGCGTAGACAGACAGGCAACACCGTTAACATATGGACCGTAACTAATTGATAATTAATGACATTTGGCGTAACAAAATGGACATTAAGTAAATGTTACCGTAACATTACGGGAATGTGAACGGTTAAAGAGACTGGATAAAAGCGGAGAGGCTATCGCCTTGTTT
Protein-coding regions in this window:
- a CDS encoding right-handed parallel beta-helix repeat-containing protein; its protein translation is MKKLCLHAFVVASLLSACSKKDNTTPDPQGGNPTQENVSGDVSGVWKKGSTYKISGHLFIPEGKSLTIEEGVTVLLNDTVVKPEIIVKGNLYSLGTAQNPVKFTVADNNKTAANQFGNLWGGIIAAPTCNEMVLQYTTVEYGGAVTTESSASVKAGLYKAIAGEHVPALYYGNVNGKLVVVNSTIRNFNEDAFYLEGGKLLIANNTFYTTGISGGEAINIKSGSLADIAFNVIYSPNTNGMKLSNAGERSPQAYVIGYNNTIVNAGWRRPTTKGGSIWLEKNVRVDLYNNLLANDRYGIKRDKVNPEDNRSTFGNTLYYGATQDGVTQFQPSAEIITGTNDVISTTVGANDPKFINYPLTTDTKNATFNTAWDFALQAGSPAIGKGKVGFTRHHAAGLVVNGVTYKSPEPASFIGALGSK
- a CDS encoding phytase yields the protein MIKYVIPIAAGAYTALAACTTYDTKTAVQQSQDSTIQPAIVTEAVAYDSDDPAIWINPANPAQSLIIGTDKSEDGALYVFNLQGKIQQDKVVKGLKRPNNVDIAYGLPLLGKPTDIAVATERLNSKLRIFSVPGMQPVDQGGIPVFSGEQPEDNHAPMGVALYKNKKGQQYAIVGRKSGPSGSYLWQYLLEDDGAGHVKASLVRKFGQYSGGKEIEAIAVDQQLGYIYYSDEGKGVRKYFADPEKGNQELALFATTGFTEDHEGISIYQLTDSTGYILVSDQGANKFHIFPREGANGNPHQHNPLKVVKVSANHSDGSDVVAIPLNETFRHGLFVAMSDNKTFHLYRWEDIAGKTLKMAPSR
- a CDS encoding sugar phosphate isomerase/epimerase family protein, translated to MALNSSRRSFLQQTGLLAAGLLLPRSIFAYAPDKALPKKIGLQLYTLRDLLAKDARGTLAKVGAIGFREAETFYGYQGAQDKGLFWGLTPKELKKVLTDNQLRTPSGHYQLNEYLTPGNGKDDALKVQAELAAVLGQQYLIVPILPLGLWEKELTADDYKHIGHQLNKAGEYCKQFNLKVGYHNHHWEFKQLGGGSTGYEVMLKETDPSLVGFELDLFWAVKSGFDPIKLFREAPGRFMAWHVKDMDKNNTASLFATDTKGKNSQQLLGGVTFAEVGTGSIDFRKIFAQAKLAGVKHLYVEQDRITIDPIESVTKSFTYVKNSLLK
- a CDS encoding TonB-dependent receptor — translated: MSGRLLLAFFLSLYLALPTYAGVIKGRVTVQSSGESIPGATVRLTGSKSLGTITGLDGSFIIKDVPSGHYQLIVTSLSFTSATHDIQVSGDAHVIINIVLSPASDKQLHEVTVAGRSNTTAEQKARSMEKEALQVMNIVSAKAIALSPDMTVANVAQRISGVSIERNSNGDGQYAILRGMDKRYNYTLVNGVKIPSPDNKYRYVPLDIFPSELLDRLEVYKALTPSMEADAIGGAINMVMKTAPNGRSLLASLSSGYNELFMNRDFMSFEAGKVSKSSPYEKLGNTYNATPSDFAKVTATYSTKRPVPNLLGSFSAGDRFLHNKLGVLVAGSYQRTYRGSNSLFYDAEVVDTARGVSLTKMSQREYSERQERIGIHAVTDYKFNDRHKLQWYNAYMQLENVQVRDVKATVFNTGGYNPAKGNAALEYNTRSRLTSQHIFTSNLQGEHQLSNPLSLQWSAVYAKAGNREPDNTTIPLRGVRENFVERRTTIGNASRRWEHNTDRDLAAYLQLNYLQPIAGIPVEWKLGGLYRDKQRTNFYNNYQLLPANLTAEYGKDFQRYEDIQWTVQNPQGSVASGQTYDASEKISAGFLQFNLRASHLEVTGGARVENTRQGYVMRFKVGEDRPESEQTYTDVLPSLHVKYMPDQRTNLRASYFRSLNRPGFAEIIPTGIIREEYREKGDPDLKHATADNYDLRYEFFPRPSEQFMAGIFYKKIYNPIEFTLQPDKNRGQDIYLMPGNFGNATNYGLELDMIKYFRHFGIKANYTYTHSAITTAKSKRIRRTENNGDLETITVEQSRPLYGQSAHVGNLSLLYKDLAHGWEAQLAGNYTGERINTVSQFLDNDLWQKGFVQLDFSVEKTWGHITCFLKANNLLNTPLEVYIKNNPNNKDFIPEQARNGQTLIRRDYYQRTYLAGVRYKL